CGATGTTGGTTCGCATGGTAGCCAGGCGCGTGCCGACAACCTTTGCGATGGTTTCGAGTTCGCTTTCCGTACCAAAAGCGCGAACGCCGAGAACTTCGTCGGCCATAACGCTTTGTTCTGGTTTCAGGTGCGGAACCGAGAAGGTGTGAATCTTGCGCGAACCGCGGGTCATTTGCGAAGCCGGGGCGCCGCGCTGCGAAACCGGGACGAGGGCCAAAACACCATCGTACTGTTCGATCATCGCCGTGGTGCTGGTAAGACCTTCTGCCATGCCAAACAAGCCAAGTTGTTCCAGGCGGCCCGGCTGGTACGGGATGTTCTGGATTGCGGCGGTCAGGGACGTGAGGCTGAAAGCGTCGTCCTTGAAAATGTCAAGAGTTGCCATTTTTCGTTTCCTTTGTCGTTGGGGTTATCGGGCGATGACGCCGAGTGCCTTGAGGTCGGCGACACCGGCGGTATCGGAACCCGTCAGGCGGGAGGCGTTGACTTCGGCATCGCGTGCGATGATGACGCCCTTCTGGTCGGCCGCGGAGTCGGCTACGGCGGCGTACAGAACGCCAGCGGCGACCTCGCTACCATCCGAAGCGCCATTGTCATACGCAACGTACTTGCCGGATGCGGTGATTTTGCCCATAACCGTACCGACCTCAAGGGCGGCGGCGGCGGCGGCAATAGTCACTTCATCACGACTGCGGGTGCCGGATGCTTCCGACAGGATAAAATCGCCCGTGCGCCGGGCTTCGGTTTTTGCCATTTTCAAACTCCTTCAAGTTACACGGCGGGGGGAAAAATCTTATTCCACACCGAGGCGCCGCTATCGGCCCCGCTGCGGCTACCACTCTTTTGCACATTGCTCGTATGCGTGGCCGCATCATCGGCGGCAAGTGCTGCTTGCAGTTCAGCGCGTACCTTGTCAACCGGCGTGCCGGCCTTGACCATCGCGGCGGTGAGTTCCGGCTTCCCGGCCAGGGCACAGAGGGCGACGACTTCGCGCACGCCCTTAACCGCCGCTTGTGCATCAGCCAGGCTAGTAACATCCGGGCGCAGCGCAATATCAAGAACGTAGGCCGACAACCCGGCGGATGCTACACATTCGGCAATCTCGTCAACCAAGGCGGTATCAGGAACATTCGTAACTTCCGGCTCGCCGCCTTCGGACTCACCTTGCGGGTCCGGTTGCTCCGGCGTGTAGGCCATGCGCACGTTTTCCGGCAGGCGGTCAAGGTCAAACGAGGCGGCGATTTTCATTTCCGGTTGCATTTCAGTAGCGAAGCCATTTTCGACTGCATCGGCAGCATTCAGCCAGGTTTCAGCGTCAAGCAAATCTTTCACCGCGGCCTCGTCCATGCCAGATCGAGAAACGTAAGTACCAATCAGGGAAGCGGCGATCTTGTCGAGAACATCAGCCAAATCGCGGATTTCGTCGGCGTTGCCATACGCGCCCGTCATGGGGTTGTGAACCATCAGGAACGTGTTTTCCGGCATGATACGCTTGTCGCCGGCCATGAAGATAAGGGAGGCGGCCGATGCGGCAACACCCATTACCTTTGTCGTGACTTCGGAACCGCTGTTGCGCAGGGCGTTGTAGATCGCCAGGGCGTCGAATACCGAACCGCCGGGAGAGTTGATGGATAGCGCGATAGCTTTGCCGGCATGTTGCTTGAGTTCAGCAATGAACTCTTTGGCCGAAACGCCCCACATGCCGATTTCGTCAAAAATGGAAATTTCGACGGAATCTTCCGCTTTGGCCGAGAAGGTAAACCATTTCATGTCATTGCCCCTGATTAGCATTTCCGTATTTGTAAAGTATTTTTTCGCGCGTGGATACTCAGCGAAATTTGATATGTCGTTTTTTACGGCGTCATGCCGTGCGATGATGCGAAGAAAAGCGCCTTGATTAGCAGTCCGAAAACTACACCCGATAGCGCCCAAAGAACTTTATCTCTGCCCTTGTGCTGTTCGATAAATGCTCGCGTTTCAATCGCAAACATATTCACCATAGCCTCAAGGTCGGCTACGCGATCGTGCGCCCGACTAACGTCGACTTGTTGCGCTTGATGCTTTTCCTCAAGAACGGCCATTCGCGTTGTTTGCGCCAAAATCAAATCAAGTTTCTTATTGGCAGCATCCATAGCGCGGTGGGTTTCTACGTTCGCCTGCTCAAGTAGGCTAATTCTGCGTTCGTGGTTGTGTTCCATGTTTTCGGACATGCCTATCCCTTAAAAACGCTACCCTGTCCTACGCCGGCTTGTTGGCCGGGGTGGTTTTTGGGTCAGGTTTGAGGCCAAGCTGGTCCTCTCGTTTGTTCTCATCGGCGCGTTCCTGGTCGACTGAATCAGGATCGTAACCGCGTTCCGAAATGACCGACGACCGCGAACGGAATCCGGCTTCGACCTCAAGTTGCTTGGCCTGCACGTCCTGGACCGGATGGATATAAGCCCAACCCTGTGGCGCCCAATCGACGTTACGGGCTTCTACCGCTTCGTCGGGCGTCAATACTCCTGACAATTCAGCATACTTTGCCCAGGACGCGCGCACTGGCTGGCACATTTTAGGAATGAATAACAACCACTGACGTTGCTCGCAAAGCCGGCGGAACTCATTGATTAGAACGCGCAGCGTGCGATCGGATACGTCTTTCACATCGCCAGAGAGAAGTTCGTAAGGCGTTCCCATGCCGGCGGCGACGCCGAGGTTCTGCATTCGCATGAAATCGGTATAGTTCGCGCCAGCGTCGGGAGGCGTTGAGAATTTCACATCCTCACCAGGCAGAAGTTCCTGGGAAATGCCAGGCTCAAGGCCAGCGATAGGTTCGTTCGGGTCACCGGAGAACGGCAGCCCGGTAATACTATCTTCGGAACCGGATGGGAGTGCCCGGGTAATGAAAAGCGTAAACAAGTTGCTCAGTTTTTGCTTTTCGAGAACCGCGTCGTCAAAGTCCATCACGTTGCGCAACTTGGCCGCAATACTTGCCATGTCAGATACCCCGCGCATTTGGCCGGGGCGTTGCGGGTCGAACAAGTGTTGAACGAACTCAGCCGGCACGCGGGTAAGTTCTTGCGGCATTGCAGCCGGTGGGTTGTCGCCTGGGTGCTGCTTATAGAACCAGTACGCGACACGCTGGCCGATCGGGTTAACCTCGATGCCCTGGTAGATCATATTACCGGCCTGTAGGCCCGGCCAGATTGCCGTATCTAGCAACGGTACCATGTCACCCTCAAGCAACTGCACTTGATAGGGTACGGGCAGCCCGTCCGATGGGCGCCGCGGGCGTTCACGTATGAACAGTTCGCCGCCGGAGAACCAAGTACGGGCGCCTAGCAATTGCAGGCCGTAGAAATCAAGCACGCCGTCCGCATCGGCAAACGGGACCCAACTGTTCCACAACTTGTTCAGCTTCTCTTTTAGCTTGGCTTCTTTCGTCCGTAGGCGGGGCATAATTCCGGTGCCGACGATATTGGTCGTCCACACACGGACGCTTGAGGCGCCGGCCCAATCGTTACGAACGGCATCCCGAACGCGATCGCGGATTTTCTGCAAGCCGACCACGGCTTTGTTCGGCCCGGTCGACGGCGCGTTCCAACCGGCCATTCGCCGACCAGAGCCGGCGGCGTCATATCGGTTTTCAACCTTGCGCAGCGTGCGCGGGGATTTGTGCTTGCGGGCCATTAGTACCCCCGGCCGGCGTAATATAGCTTCGTCTGCTTCGACTTTACGGCCGCGGCGTTCTCAGCGTCTAGCCTTGCCTGCAAGTCGTTTCGCGCAGCAATCAACTCGTTGATTGAACGGTATGTGACTTGCTGCGCACCGAGCGCAACTTGCTTTTCGCCGGAGGCGATAGCGGCGTTCAGTGCGTCAATATCGGATTGAGTGACGGCCATAGAGTTCCCTTTTTAGTTGTTGAGGGTAATCAATCGCAAACAGATTTGATACTCAGTGAGATTTTATTGGCGGCACCCAAACCTTATGCCGGCCGCGGACGACTTTGCGGAAGCCCAAAACCTTTAGGCAAGCACCAACCCGGCGCTCTATGCCAATGTTTATGCCCGCCGGCGGGACTGCAAGCGCCCCGGTGATGATTTCATGCAACCGCAACCCACCATCCTGGTCGGCCTTTGGCGCCTCGCCAAGATCAGAACAGTAAAGCCAATCCTCGATGATGTGCTGCCAGGAATCCTCCTTCTGAAACTGGCGGTGCACCGTTCGACCTAGTTTTTCGGCTTCTTCCCACCGGATGCCGTACTTATCGAACAGCACAAGGGCTTCCGCCCAAAGCTGATCGCGGTCGGCCTCGATTCCACCTGAGTCGCACAATTTGTCATCAGGTACGACGAACGGAAGCCAGCGGCGTTGCCCGGTGCTGTCATCCGGTAGTGGTTCGTCATCGTTCGTTGTGCCGAAGAACATGCACCGCCGGGGGTAGTCGACCGCGTATTCCTTGTATTTCGGTACCCATTTGTCGACGCGCCGCGAGATAAACGACTTGACATGCTCTACCTGGCGGCTGTTTGATCCCTTCATTTCACCAATTTCGACAACAAGTTTCCCGCGCATTTCACGCGATAGGTCATCGTCCTTTTTGCTCAAATCGAGTTCCAAATGATGCTGCTCCGTTGGTGCCATAGCCCGGACAGCGGAAGTCTTGCGGGCGCCCTGCCCGCCTACCGCAATCGGTGCCATATCAGCCTTTATGCCAGGCACTTTCACGCGGCCGGCCTGCCCTGTCCACCAATACATCCCGACCGCGCGTGTGTACGGTGTATCCTCCGTGCCGAAGTACCGCGGGAGGAAAGTTTCTACGCGCTCAACACCGTCCCAATGCAGGCTATTTAGCCATTCCTTTGCCGAGTCGAATACGTTGAACTCCGCGGCTACCTCAACCGCAGCGCGTACCATTTCAGTAGGTACATGCTCAAACGGTGGGTTGCCTTCTTCAAGGGCTATCGAAATCTTGTAGTAATCCTTGTCACAAAACGGCCGTTTCTCCATAGTCTTGTCGCCAATGACTTCCGCGACCATCAGTTCCTCACGGCATAGGTCATATCCAACCCAAGTGCCATACAGGTCGCTTCTGGCAATACCCGCAAGGACCGCGGAGCGCGTAGCTGCTATCGTCACCTTGCCACTTTTGCTTATCTTCCGCGCCAGGTTGATAGCCGTAGGGATCGGTTGCTTTACCCTCTGCCCGGGCGTAGCGGGCAAGTCGGGTATCACGTCGAAATCAGCGGCGCCAATCCCGATAGCGTCGCTAAATTCGCCGTCAGTCCGGTGGGCGCAATGCGAGTGCTGGCATTTGAAATGGCCTTGTTCAAACCCGCCGACGCCGGCGGGAAAATAGCTTGTGGCGCTTTCACCTGAGTCCGAGGTATGTTCGTCCTTGAACGGACACTCAATGTCGACGCGGCCGCTGCGGTCGATGCCAAAAACTGTCCAGTTTTCGACAAGATAGCTAACTGTTGGGTCTTTTGTGTCGGCCGCAAGGCGTTTCGTAGCCGGGGTGATTCCCTTGGCGACTTCGACGCTATCCTCGATGCCAAATTGAGTATTGAGGTCGGCCCAAATGCGCTCAAAATGCTCCGCAGTCAGCTTGGGGAAGATCGCCGGCAATCCGTTGGGCCACTCGTACCGAGCGCCCTTGGGGTGCGTGCCGCAAGCAATGAACTGTTGCCCGTTCGCCAGGAACTCGATTACGCCGTGCTTGGTTTTGAAGCGGCGTTTTGTGAAGTCACCCGGCAACTCGAAAGAAAGCAGAAATTTTGTGCTATCCGCCCGGTTGCGCAGCGGGAGGTCGGCGACGTGTCGGCTGATCGCCGTGGCGATTGCGCTGGCCTCGTCGGCATCTTCCACGTCCACATCAATAGCGTGAATGCGGCGCGTCTGGATACAAATACCATAGTCCTCGATCTTCGACCAACGGGCAATGTCCTCGCCGGTTGCCTGGTGCTGTGTCCATTCGGGAAAGCCAGCCATTTCCCCCCGCCCGTTATACCGTGAGGGGGTCTTGCCTGGGCCTGCGATCTTGCTTGTAGGTGATTTTTTGGCATGTGGGTTGCTTACGACCGGCAACAAATCCTCTGTCAGTTCGCAAACGAGGTCGAAGTGGTCCCAATCGCCGGGGTTTGCCCCGAAACGATCGCTCATGCAAATTCCTGGGCCGCCCTTGCAGAACACGCCAGCGGGCATTTCGCGCACGCGGCACAAAGGTTTTCCCGTTGGATTACCGGCGTCGTGCCGCCGTTGTTTGCCGCGATTTCGGTCGTTACATCCTCGATAACCGCGGCCTGGTCAACCGAAATACGCCGGTGCTTTCCCAAGTGGTCAAACAGATATGAAATGCTCGTTCCAAGTGCATCGGCCAACTGCTCGCGCTCTGCTTGCGTTGCGGCCTTTCTAAAGTTCTTCAAAAGTTCCACGTCATCCCCTTATTTTCAGTTGGTTGGTTGAGGATGCCGATTTTACACTTTGCTAAAGTTTTTGCAACAAGCAAATAGGGTTGACTTTCGCATTTGCGAAAGTATACTTGCGGTTGTAGCATGGCATGACCTCCTACAGAACGCCTCCGGGAGTATGCAGTTGCCTTCGTGCCTGCATATAGTCGTATCCCGGATGACACCACGGAAAGACGTGGCCGATTTCCTTGTCTCTCTCCAAGTGCCTGACCAGCACACTTAGCCTCGCCTAGTGCGGGGCATTTTTTTTACTTGAGATATGACGATTTCGTAGACCGCCGGCGTAGATTTGCGGTTTGGCCGTTTGCTGTTCCACCGTCTTGCATCTTCTGGCGGTCCTCCCGCATGATAATCCCTGAGTTTTCGGCAAGCGGTAGCGCCCAATGTGGCGGATTCTCCCAAAATGCGGGCTTATCCGCACCGAGCCGAACGCAGAGCGCACGAATGTAAGCGCATAGGTCGAACGCTTCGTTGCGTTTCTTGATTTTTACCCATCGGCCTTTTGCATCCCGTACTTCGGCGTTCAGTTCGTCGTAAAACGACCGCGGGAGCCACCCAGGCATGTGCATATATGTTGGCCCTGGTAGCGTTCGCTTGAGCGCCGAGGAAACCATGTCCTTGAACATATTTGAATTTAGCAAGTAGAGTGGAATATCCCCCTTCTCGCCGTGGCGTTTGGTGCCAACCCATGACTCTTTTACAAGCGGCGCGGTGGGCGTGCTGGCACCTTTTACGAGCATTACCCCGTAGTGTTTGTTTTCCGCACGCAGGCGGCGATACCACTGATATGCGTTGCCCGTAACCCCATCCTCGCCGCCGGTGTCGATCGCCATTGCCTTTATCTTGATTTCACGGCCCTCAACACTCGTCCTGTAGGTCGCATCAAGGACAAGTTTATTCAGCATGTCCCAATCTTCTGGATAGCTTGCAGGGTCGATCGGCGCGTATCCACCGTCGACGCCGGTTCGTGTGCTTTCGGTTATCGCAAACCGATCTAGCGGCCACTGTTCAAGGTGCGGCCCGATCGCATGGACCTGCACGACAAACCGCGCATTCTGCCCGCCCTGCACGTCTACGGCCGCGACTACGAACCGCGTTTCGTCTGGTGCAATGAACCGTTGCAGGCCGCCATTTTTTCGGCTTTCCGGGCCACTGGCGCCCTTGGCCGACTGCGCAAGCAACCGACTGAGATACGGCATACCCTGATCTGTATTTACCGTGTTCTGCAAAGCAAGTTCCGAGCCTGTCAAAACGTAGTCGCGCAAACCTTGCAGGTATCGAACTACCAGGGAGTGCCAATTCTGGTACGCCGCCGCTACGCCGCCGAGCCAAAAGCCCGCGATTGTAGATTTCATGGGCGTGCCGCAAACCTCACCATCCGGCGTGATGTATTGGCCGTCGCCGACCCACCTACCGCGGCGGTTCATTGGGTGCTTATGCTTCTGCTCTAACAGCGTTCCGCAATGCGGGCAAATAATCCGGTTGTACTTTCCCGCCAGTTCGTCTATATCGGCCTCGCGGATTATCTCGATTAGATTGTCCTCGTCGGGCAGTCCAAACAGTTCAAGCCCAGGCTTTGCCTCAAAATGCTCCCCGCAGTCCGGGCAGGGCCAATACCACCGCCGGCGATCCGATCTGTTGTAAATGCCGACGACGCCGGTGCATGGCGGGCCTTCGTGCGGCGTCGTCGGCTTCCATGTCGGGTCGACAATCGGGCGGCCAGGCGACGACTCAACCATGCACATGCCGCGGGACATGAAAGTTTGCGTGCGTTTCAGCGCCAGGCCATACGGCGCACCTTCACCGTCCACGTCATCCGGCATACGGTCGTAATCCGTCAACGCGACGTAGCGGTAATCGGAACCGGATAGCTGTGTCGCCGTGGGCCAACCGATCTTGACGAACATACCGTGCTTGAACAGCTTGTCGTGCGTGTTGTCGTTGTGGCCCGACTTGCTCATAAGTTCGGCCACTTGCGGGGAGTGTACGATAGCCCGGTCTATGCGGGTCTTGCTGTACTCCCGCGCCTTGTCCTGAGTCATTTGCAGAATCAGCATGTCGCCTGGGTCGCACACCACGTTACGCGCAAACCAACCGTCCAAGAGGCCAAGGGTGTTGTGCGTCGGGATCATCGCGCGGCCAGCGAGGAACATATGTGACTCGTCTGCGACCTGGATGCACTTTACCGGGCGAGACT
This window of the Acidobacteriota bacterium genome carries:
- a CDS encoding phage terminase large subunit family protein; translated protein: MNFPPRIENRAMADMAGAFAAFRPPKRVSVSQGAHESLFLRQPGGYVGPWAPDETPYMVEPMNMLASKRHEAVAFVGPARTGKALDVGTPIPTPDGWTTMGALTVGDEIIAPSGNPTKVVFVTGYQHDRPCYLVEFSDGETVVADADHRWGVERFYWKAPNWRYEIRTTTELLADLHYGVKANGRARFRYHIRNTAPIELPERQLRLDPYLFGVWLGDGSKAQATLSCHADDATHYIPLFEAQGFKASPRKDKGNTLFIHFDRREILTTQCQRGHVFAEVGQAKNKACMECLRQGHHRRKYGKQMAPLGMFNDTFQSRLTDIGVLNNKHIPQDYLRSSVEQRWQLLRGLMDTDGCSSQEAASAEFTTTLPALRDGFCELARSLGLKPKTAVKATTWEYKGESKTGTAFRITFPIPVGVEIFSLPRKVEKTQHAKVDVSFRAIVGITPVESRPVKCIQVADESHMFLAGRAMIPTHNTLGLLDGWFARNVVCDPGDMLILQMTQDKAREYSKTRIDRAIVHSPQVAELMSKSGHNDNTHDKLFKHGMFVKIGWPTATQLSGSDYRYVALTDYDRMPDDVDGEGAPYGLALKRTQTFMSRGMCMVESSPGRPIVDPTWKPTTPHEGPPCTGVVGIYNRSDRRRWYWPCPDCGEHFEAKPGLELFGLPDEDNLIEIIREADIDELAGKYNRIICPHCGTLLEQKHKHPMNRRGRWVGDGQYITPDGEVCGTPMKSTIAGFWLGGVAAAYQNWHSLVVRYLQGLRDYVLTGSELALQNTVNTDQGMPYLSRLLAQSAKGASGPESRKNGGLQRFIAPDETRFVVAAVDVQGGQNARFVVQVHAIGPHLEQWPLDRFAITESTRTGVDGGYAPIDPASYPEDWDMLNKLVLDATYRTSVEGREIKIKAMAIDTGGEDGVTGNAYQWYRRLRAENKHYGVMLVKGASTPTAPLVKESWVGTKRHGEKGDIPLYLLNSNMFKDMVSSALKRTLPGPTYMHMPGWLPRSFYDELNAEVRDAKGRWVKIKKRNEAFDLCAYIRALCVRLGADKPAFWENPPHWALPLAENSGIIMREDRQKMQDGGTANGQTANLRRRSTKSSYLK
- a CDS encoding head decoration protein — its product is MAKTEARRTGDFILSEASGTRSRDEVTIAAAAAALEVGTVMGKITASGKYVAYDNGASDGSEVAAGVLYAAVADSAADQKGVIIARDAEVNASRLTGSDTAGVADLKALGVIAR
- a CDS encoding phage portal protein, which gives rise to MARKHKSPRTLRKVENRYDAAGSGRRMAGWNAPSTGPNKAVVGLQKIRDRVRDAVRNDWAGASSVRVWTTNIVGTGIMPRLRTKEAKLKEKLNKLWNSWVPFADADGVLDFYGLQLLGARTWFSGGELFIRERPRRPSDGLPVPYQVQLLEGDMVPLLDTAIWPGLQAGNMIYQGIEVNPIGQRVAYWFYKQHPGDNPPAAMPQELTRVPAEFVQHLFDPQRPGQMRGVSDMASIAAKLRNVMDFDDAVLEKQKLSNLFTLFITRALPSGSEDSITGLPFSGDPNEPIAGLEPGISQELLPGEDVKFSTPPDAGANYTDFMRMQNLGVAAGMGTPYELLSGDVKDVSDRTLRVLINEFRRLCEQRQWLLFIPKMCQPVRASWAKYAELSGVLTPDEAVEARNVDWAPQGWAYIHPVQDVQAKQLEVEAGFRSRSSVISERGYDPDSVDQERADENKREDQLGLKPDPKTTPANKPA
- a CDS encoding Clp protease ClpP: MKWFTFSAKAEDSVEISIFDEIGMWGVSAKEFIAELKQHAGKAIALSINSPGGSVFDALAIYNALRNSGSEVTTKVMGVAASAASLIFMAGDKRIMPENTFLMVHNPMTGAYGNADEIRDLADVLDKIAASLIGTYVSRSGMDEAAVKDLLDAETWLNAADAVENGFATEMQPEMKIAASFDLDRLPENVRMAYTPEQPDPQGESEGGEPEVTNVPDTALVDEIAECVASAGLSAYVLDIALRPDVTSLADAQAAVKGVREVVALCALAGKPELTAAMVKAGTPVDKVRAELQAALAADDAATHTSNVQKSGSRSGADSGASVWNKIFPPAV
- a CDS encoding bifunctional DNA primase/polymerase, with translation MSDRFGANPGDWDHFDLVCELTEDLLPVVSNPHAKKSPTSKIAGPGKTPSRYNGRGEMAGFPEWTQHQATGEDIARWSKIEDYGICIQTRRIHAIDVDVEDADEASAIATAISRHVADLPLRNRADSTKFLLSFELPGDFTKRRFKTKHGVIEFLANGQQFIACGTHPKGARYEWPNGLPAIFPKLTAEHFERIWADLNTQFGIEDSVEVAKGITPATKRLAADTKDPTVSYLVENWTVFGIDRSGRVDIECPFKDEHTSDSGESATSYFPAGVGGFEQGHFKCQHSHCAHRTDGEFSDAIGIGAADFDVIPDLPATPGQRVKQPIPTAINLARKISKSGKVTIAATRSAVLAGIARSDLYGTWVGYDLCREELMVAEVIGDKTMEKRPFCDKDYYKISIALEEGNPPFEHVPTEMVRAAVEVAAEFNVFDSAKEWLNSLHWDGVERVETFLPRYFGTEDTPYTRAVGMYWWTGQAGRVKVPGIKADMAPIAVGGQGARKTSAVRAMAPTEQHHLELDLSKKDDDLSREMRGKLVVEIGEMKGSNSRQVEHVKSFISRRVDKWVPKYKEYAVDYPRRCMFFGTTNDDEPLPDDSTGQRRWLPFVVPDDKLCDSGGIEADRDQLWAEALVLFDKYGIRWEEAEKLGRTVHRQFQKEDSWQHIIEDWLYCSDLGEAPKADQDGGLRLHEIITGALAVPPAGINIGIERRVGACLKVLGFRKVVRGRHKVWVPPIKSH